A genomic segment from Alistipes senegalensis JC50 encodes:
- a CDS encoding trigger factor: protein MNIVREQRGENNSLIRVTVGEADYGQEVEKALREYKRKANIPGFRPGMVPMGLVKKMYGKGVLAEQSYRKASNAAFEYLEKEKIDYLGDVIPSEEQGDFDFDNATEFEFVFEIGEAPAVNLELSDKDKLTYSKIKVDKKMHDDYRSNYLRRFGRLVDADKVTSDEALTVTLDNGEMNVADAYVGLISMTDEERKPFVGKKVGAKMKVNLNELYKNPAQRAACLQVKENELEGINPEFELEITKIRKFAEPELNEEFFKMAFPQGGVTDEAGFDKFIDAQIESELRRESDYLFTMQLRDYLVKKAGLKMPEAFLKRWLYTINEGKFSMEDIEKDFDQFLKMFTWNYLQKHFIKADNLSVTKEEALAEAKALAAAQFAQYGMPSAPDEMLADYAGKILADKDQGQKIYEKLYEVKVVEDVKSKIKVTEKAVSADDFAKLAKEL, encoded by the coding sequence ATGAACATTGTAAGAGAACAACGCGGCGAGAATAACTCGCTGATCCGCGTGACTGTCGGCGAGGCCGATTACGGACAGGAGGTCGAGAAGGCCCTGCGCGAGTACAAGCGCAAGGCCAATATCCCCGGTTTCCGCCCGGGCATGGTGCCGATGGGGCTTGTCAAGAAGATGTACGGCAAGGGCGTCCTGGCCGAGCAGTCGTACCGCAAGGCGTCGAACGCCGCTTTCGAGTATCTCGAAAAGGAGAAGATCGACTACCTGGGCGACGTGATCCCCTCGGAGGAGCAGGGCGATTTCGATTTCGACAACGCCACGGAGTTCGAATTCGTGTTCGAGATCGGCGAGGCTCCCGCCGTCAACCTGGAGCTCTCCGACAAGGATAAGCTGACTTATAGCAAGATCAAGGTGGACAAGAAGATGCACGACGACTACCGTTCGAACTACCTGCGCCGCTTCGGCCGTCTGGTGGACGCCGACAAGGTGACTTCGGACGAGGCGCTGACCGTGACGCTCGACAACGGCGAGATGAACGTGGCCGACGCCTACGTGGGTCTGATCTCGATGACGGACGAGGAGCGCAAGCCGTTCGTCGGCAAGAAGGTCGGCGCCAAGATGAAGGTCAATCTCAACGAACTCTACAAGAATCCCGCCCAGCGCGCCGCCTGCCTGCAAGTCAAGGAGAACGAACTGGAGGGCATCAACCCCGAATTCGAGCTGGAAATCACCAAGATCCGCAAGTTCGCCGAACCGGAGTTGAACGAGGAGTTCTTCAAGATGGCTTTCCCGCAGGGCGGAGTGACCGACGAGGCCGGGTTCGACAAGTTCATCGACGCTCAGATCGAAAGCGAGCTGCGCCGCGAGAGCGACTACCTCTTCACGATGCAGCTGCGTGACTACCTCGTCAAGAAAGCCGGGCTGAAGATGCCCGAGGCGTTCCTCAAACGCTGGCTCTACACCATCAACGAGGGCAAGTTCTCGATGGAGGACATCGAGAAGGATTTCGACCAGTTCCTGAAAATGTTCACCTGGAACTACCTCCAGAAGCATTTCATCAAGGCCGACAACCTCTCCGTGACGAAAGAGGAGGCATTGGCCGAGGCCAAGGCGCTGGCCGCCGCGCAGTTCGCGCAGTACGGCATGCCGTCGGCTCCGGACGAGATGCTGGCCGACTATGCCGGGAAGATTCTCGCGGACAAGGATCAGGGTCAGAAGATCTACGAGAAGCTCTACGAAGTGAAGGTCGTCGAGGATGTCAAATCGAAGATCAAGGTGACGGAAAAAGCCGTATCTGCCGACGATTTCGCTAAATTGGCCAAGGAGCTTTAG
- the clpP gene encoding ATP-dependent Clp endopeptidase proteolytic subunit ClpP — MSEFEKYARNHCGISSLKLHDFQSISSAYVSPTIIEERQLNIATMDVFSRLMMDRIIFLGAPIYDDAANIIQAQLLFLESVDPDKDIQIYINSPGGSVSAGLGIYDTMQLVNSDVATICTGLAASMGAVLLTAGAKGKRSALPHSRVMIHQPLGGAQGQASDIEITAREIMKTKRELYEILAAHSGVSVKKIEKDADRDYWLSAREAKDYGLIDEVLSKREK, encoded by the coding sequence ATGTCAGAATTTGAAAAATACGCACGGAACCACTGCGGTATCAGCTCGCTGAAACTGCACGATTTCCAGTCGATAAGCTCGGCCTACGTGTCGCCGACGATCATCGAGGAACGCCAGCTGAACATCGCTACGATGGATGTCTTCTCGCGTCTGATGATGGACCGCATCATCTTCCTCGGCGCACCGATCTACGACGATGCGGCCAACATCATCCAGGCCCAGCTGCTGTTCCTCGAATCGGTCGATCCCGACAAGGACATCCAGATCTACATCAACTCGCCCGGCGGATCGGTTTCGGCCGGACTGGGCATCTACGACACGATGCAGCTGGTGAACTCCGACGTGGCGACCATCTGCACGGGCCTCGCGGCCTCGATGGGCGCCGTGCTGCTCACGGCGGGCGCCAAGGGCAAGCGTTCGGCGCTGCCGCACTCGCGGGTGATGATCCATCAGCCGCTGGGCGGTGCCCAGGGGCAGGCTTCGGACATCGAGATCACGGCGCGCGAGATCATGAAGACCAAGCGCGAGCTGTACGAGATTCTCGCGGCCCATTCGGGCGTCTCGGTGAAGAAGATCGAGAAGGACGCCGACCGCGACTACTGGCTTTCGGCCCGCGAGGCCAAGGACTACGGCCTGATCGACGAGGTGCTCTCCAAACGCGAAAAGTAA